A section of the Alkalihalobacillus sp. LMS39 genome encodes:
- a CDS encoding metal-dependent hydrolase, translated as MDTMTHVATGIGLAGLAQLDSTVFGQPETVMAIAVATVIGSNAPDFDFVCKYKGNEAYMKQHRGASHSLPALLLWTIVIAVAVSAFFPHVSLGLLFGWTLLAVIVHVLLDICNIYGTQAGRPFSQKWIAYDVLPIFDPLIMSLHLIGFVCWFSGVHPGFTFLVVYSLVLIYITLRFFMYHNVLSNLKKDNDKLYHLIPTTSMFTWKVIAKGEGHYTLGIYKTGKIQWKKSLIQPHANIIINASKQHPFVEYMLNRSKYLYADIVEKLDGYEVHWYDLRFQSRVDEPYIAIIQLDQNLNLTRSHVKHGLIAAPKSV; from the coding sequence ATGGATACGATGACACATGTGGCGACTGGAATCGGATTAGCTGGGCTAGCGCAATTAGATTCGACCGTATTTGGCCAGCCAGAAACGGTTATGGCTATTGCAGTAGCAACGGTTATTGGGTCAAATGCACCGGATTTTGATTTCGTATGTAAATATAAAGGTAATGAAGCTTATATGAAGCAACATCGCGGCGCAAGTCATTCACTTCCTGCGTTATTACTTTGGACAATTGTGATTGCTGTTGCAGTTTCGGCATTTTTTCCTCATGTCAGTTTAGGTCTACTTTTTGGTTGGACTTTGCTTGCTGTTATCGTTCATGTGTTATTGGATATTTGTAATATATATGGAACGCAAGCTGGGCGTCCGTTCAGTCAAAAATGGATTGCCTATGATGTTCTCCCCATCTTTGATCCGCTTATTATGAGTCTTCACCTCATTGGATTTGTTTGTTGGTTTAGTGGGGTCCACCCAGGTTTTACTTTCTTAGTTGTTTATAGTCTCGTCTTGATTTATATTACCTTAAGATTTTTTATGTATCACAATGTGCTATCTAACCTAAAAAAAGATAACGACAAACTGTATCACCTTATTCCAACAACCTCTATGTTCACCTGGAAAGTGATAGCGAAGGGTGAAGGTCATTATACACTTGGGATTTATAAAACTGGTAAAATCCAATGGAAAAAATCATTAATACAACCTCACGCGAACATCATCATAAATGCTTCAAAACAACACCCATTTGTAGAATATATGTTAAATCGCTCAAAATACTTATATGCGGATATCGTTGAAAAATTGGATGGATATGAAGTTCACTGGTATGATTTAAGATTTCAATCCCGCGTTGATGAACCGTATATTGCCATCATCCAATTAGACCAAAATTTAAATTTAACTAGAAGTCATGTCAAACATGGATTAATTGCTGCCCCAAAAAGCGTGTAA
- a CDS encoding alpha/beta hydrolase, with the protein MGRTEFTFENKDDILIQVYKWTPTTSVKGIVCISHGMSETALRYDAFANALSDEGYVVYAHDHRGHGKSAKSMEELGYVSDNDGFFDMVEDVKKVVKLAKEEYPGQDVVLFSHSMGSFLAQRYIQLYGGDLAGVILSGTNGKPPWLVNVGIVVAKTLMTLKGRKADGKLLDKLTFGSYNRPFEPADTPFDWLSRDKEQVKKYIDDPYCGNVFPVSFYHDLFMGTKEIHKQEYIHEVPKELPIYIFAGDKDPVGDFGQGIIRLYDAYKKAGIKNVSYKLYEGGRHESLNEINRDEVIKDTITWLNKVFS; encoded by the coding sequence ATGGGAAGAACAGAGTTTACGTTTGAAAATAAAGACGATATTTTAATTCAAGTGTATAAATGGACGCCTACAACTAGTGTAAAAGGAATTGTATGTATTTCACATGGGATGAGTGAAACGGCTTTGCGTTATGACGCCTTTGCGAATGCTCTTTCAGATGAAGGTTATGTCGTCTATGCCCATGATCATCGTGGACATGGAAAGTCCGCAAAATCTATGGAAGAGTTAGGATATGTTAGTGACAATGATGGTTTTTTTGACATGGTGGAAGATGTAAAAAAGGTGGTCAAACTGGCAAAGGAAGAATATCCTGGCCAAGACGTTGTTTTGTTTAGTCATAGTATGGGCTCTTTTTTAGCTCAACGATATATTCAATTATATGGCGGTGATTTAGCCGGTGTCATTTTGTCTGGTACAAATGGAAAACCGCCATGGTTAGTGAATGTAGGTATTGTAGTTGCGAAAACCTTAATGACACTAAAGGGTAGAAAAGCAGATGGTAAATTACTCGACAAGCTGACATTTGGTAGTTATAATCGTCCATTTGAACCGGCAGACACGCCATTTGATTGGTTAAGTCGAGATAAAGAACAAGTTAAAAAATACATCGACGACCCGTACTGTGGAAATGTTTTTCCCGTTTCGTTTTATCATGACTTATTTATGGGGACAAAGGAAATTCATAAGCAAGAATACATTCACGAAGTGCCTAAAGAATTGCCAATTTATATTTTTGCAGGAGACAAAGACCCAGTAGGAGATTTTGGTCAAGGCATTATTCGATTATATGATGCATATAAAAAAGCGGGCATAAAAAACGTCTCGTATAAATTGTATGAAGGCGGTAGACATGAATCATTAAATGAGATAAACCGTGATGAAGTCATTAAAGATACAATAACATGGCTAAATAAGGTTTTTTCATAA
- a CDS encoding DUF2243 domain-containing protein — MSLFMKKRFITIGSFVLGFGFLGALDGIVFHQILQWHSVIMDTDRTSQIISDGIFHLATTVTLVVGGILLWLAGNPNDLNKGVRLLVGGFLIGGGTFNLIEGIINHHILVIHRVRPDADNPLMYDLAFLVSGLILLIIGIIVRNSGKENRHSLNV; from the coding sequence ATGAGTCTATTCATGAAAAAACGTTTCATTACAATTGGTAGTTTTGTTTTAGGTTTTGGATTTCTCGGAGCATTAGACGGAATTGTATTCCACCAAATTTTACAATGGCATAGTGTAATTATGGATACGGATCGAACAAGCCAAATTATCAGTGATGGCATTTTTCACTTAGCCACAACCGTAACTCTTGTTGTCGGCGGAATTTTATTATGGCTAGCAGGGAATCCCAACGATTTAAATAAAGGTGTTCGATTATTGGTCGGTGGGTTTCTCATTGGTGGTGGTACTTTTAATTTAATTGAAGGTATTATCAATCATCATATTCTCGTTATTCACCGTGTACGTCCGGATGCTGATAATCCTCTCATGTATGATCTCGCTTTTTTAGTTTCCGGGCTTATCCTGCTTATAATCGGGATTATTGTTCGTAACAGTGGCAAAGAAAATAGGCATTCATTAAACGTTTGA